A single region of the Leishmania donovani BPK282A1 complete genome, chromosome 19 genome encodes:
- a CDS encoding sarcoplasmic reticulum glycoprotein, putative, which translates to MSISGAAPPEPLCGRESGGNVPGSMEALIKKLHPLYTQRVQPLEEMYSFDVFRPSWYEETILNERPFISLFGPWSAGKTTFINYLLQSNHLWTGPQPTTAEFTVVMYGKEPGPVAGQALANSKHLPFKGLLDFGESFISNLKGFQAPHALLERVTLIDTPGVLESSKDIHQRKYDYVNVCRWFAERSDLIFVFFDPSKLDAGGELRQLFQTSFKGIENRLRLVLNKADTISTQELMRVYGSLFWNLSNFINTTEPPRVYVGSFWDKPYSPNSFSRLFAEEKLDLLHELLDVIPQQARDKKIASLIRRAKEVLVHAAIIGGIRADLPVLFGRSKAKKKAAEQLPRRYELIGARYKMNHRDFPPVQAYRSFLERFDVAKFPPLQKAEKAGLIRGIQELIDTILPSMLRPVCNTRAANPFEEDKQTGLLSMYRDHVFLQRDGRSGMQGGTDKVAATMGEGMRDSATTGLSSSVAAAPASGPSSLLGPGTAVTAPSASPSFTESPSLAMAASSTAAAAPSPPPPPSSAAATSSPADMQAMMAIMQQMVAYRQQQQQQDRQSSSAPATVNSHGTLSSSSPQTSGNPVESSVPVTPQESDLNSEPCPPTVVPQPGLSNNCATQVNAWAGEDVPKSQH; encoded by the coding sequence ATGTCCATCTCGGGTGCGGCTCCCCCGGAGCCTCTGTGTGGGAGGGAGTCGGGCGGCAATGTACCAGGCAGTATGGAGGCGCTCATCAAGAAGCTTCACCCTCTCTACACTcagcgcgtgcagccgctAGAGGAGATGTACAGCTTCGACGTCTTCCGCCCCAGCTGGTATGAGGAGACAATCCTCAACGAACGCCCCTTCATTTCGCTGTTTGGTCCGTGGTCGGCTGGCAAGACCACCTTCATCAACTACCTCTTGCAGAGCAACCACTTGTGGACTGGGCCGCAGCCGACAACGGCAGAGTTCACGGTGGTGATGTACGGCAAAGAACCGGGCCCGGTTGCCGGCCAGGCGCTGGCCAACTCGAAGCATCTGCCGTTCAAGGGGCTTCTCGATTTTGGCGAGTCCTTCATCAGCAACCTTAAAGGCTTCCAGGCGCCCCATGCACTCCTGGAGCGCGTCACGCTCATCGACACTCCTGGCGTGCTGGAGAGCTCTAAGGACATTCACCAGCGCAAATACGACTACGTGAACGTGTGCCGCTGGTTTGCGGAGCGAAGCGACTTGATCTTCGTCTTTTTCGACCCCAGCAAGCTGGACGCCGGCGGGGAGCTTCGCCAGCTCTTTCAAACCTCCTTCAAGGGGATTGAGAATCGTCTCCGTCTCGTATTGAACAAGGCTGACACCATCTCCACCCAGGAGCTCATGCGGGTCTATGGCAGTTTGTTCTGGAACTTATCCAACTTCATCAACACAACGGAGCCGCCGCGAGTCTACGTTGGCAGCTTTTGGGATAAGCCGTACAGCCCAAACTCCTTCTCTCGTCTCTTCGCTGAGGAGAAGTTAGACCTGCTGCATGAGTTGCTCGACGTCATCCCGCAACAGGCGAGGGACAAGAAGATCGCGTCGCTTATTCGGCGAGCCAAGGAGGTGCTCGTGCACGCCGCCATCATTGGTGGCATCCGGGCCGACCTGCCAGTTCTCTTCGGCAGGTCCAaggcgaagaaaaaggccgcggagcagctgccAAGGCGCTACGAACTCATCGGCGCTCGCTACAAGATGAACCACCGCGACTTTCCTCCTGTGCAGGCGTATCGGTCTTTTCTGGAGCGCTTCGACGTCGCGAAGTTCCCACCGCTGCAGAAAGCGGAGAAGGCTGGTCTCATCCGTGGCATTCAAGAGCTGATTGACACGATCCTGCCATCCATGCTGCGGCCAGTGTGCAACACCCGAGCTGCAAACCCGTTTGAGGAGGATAAGCAGACGGGCTTGCTGAGCATGTACCGCGATCACGTGTTCTTGCAGCGCGATGGTCGGTCTGGCATGCAGGGGGGCACTGACAaggtcgccgccaccatggGTGAGGGGATGCGCGACTCGGCGACCACGGGTCTGTCTTCCAgtgttgccgccgcccccgcatCCGGCCCGTCGTCTCTACTTGGCCCCGGCACCGCAGTTACAGCACCTTCTGCGTCGCCATCCTTCACAGAGTCGCCTTCCCTCGCGATGGCTGCTTCTtccacggctgccgccgctccgtcgccgccgccgccgccatcatcagccgcggcgacgtcgtcgccggctgACATGCAAGCCATGATGGCGATAATGCAGCAGATGGTCGCAtatcggcagcagcaacaacagcaagaCCGACagagcagcagtgcaccTGCGACCGTCAACTCACACGGGACACTATCCTCATCGTCCCCACAGACATCGGGAAATCCTGTTGAGTCCTCCGTTCCGGTGACCCCGCAAGAGTCGGACCTCAACAGCGAACCGTGCCCACCTACCGTGGTGCCTCAACCCGGCCTGTCCAACAACTGCGCTACCCAGGTTAATGCATGGGCTGGCGAGGACGTGCCAAAATCGCAACACTGA